Genomic segment of Panicum virgatum strain AP13 chromosome 2K, P.virgatum_v5, whole genome shotgun sequence:
TCTCAGCCTCAGCACGAAGCTTATGTATCCCATTCTCAAGCCCTCCCTTCTGTTCTtctctcttcctttttctcatctTATCACGTGCTTCTCTCTCACTAAATAGTTGCTTCTCTCTTTCAGTTTCAGGTGAAAGGCGGTTCACTGGAGCAGATTTTCCAGTCTTAGAATCGCGTGCAACAAATGTGAAGTTAGCAGTCAATGCAATTGGATCAGACTGATTATCACCATCTGTTGCAAGATATTTGCAAGTCAGGTAAAGAAAAATAGAACATAAAAATCAATCAAACATCATTGTCCAACCCAATAAATAAACATCTAGATCGACCATCTACTGAGTCATAATTTCCGATCAATAATACCTTGATCAACCTGAGTCACTTCAATCTGTATATCAATTGATGAACGGCCAACATAAGTAACagctccagcaatcttcaaatcaGTGTCCACACGAATAGGCTTTTTTAGCTCCATTTTATCAACAGAAGCAGTCACAACCAAAAGGGGTCTTGTTGTGCTATCTTCATCAGAACAATGCTGCACATCAATCAAGTTTTGTCAAAAAGGCTACAAAAAGCATGAACAACACAAAGTGaaatgaataaaaaaaattgtacaccTTCCACCCATAGTTATCAGTATGTACCATATTCAATCAACTAGAAGTCTGAAACAATTGGCAGTAGGGAACACAAACACTTGACTAATCGGCATCAGTGAGCTAGCTATGGAAATGGAACGAGTGAACAGCGCATCATCTGTTGCTTCCACTACCATACTGGCAACATTGATTCGCTACCACAACTTcctaataaaaatatttttctggtAGCAATTTTGGCTGCCGTATTCACAGGAGTCATATTTCACAATTTTGGTAGCAATTAGCTAGTAACAAAACAGTTTGCAGGGTTCACCAGAATCATATCCATAGAACCAAGATACCAGTACCAAGACATCATAGACTCCAAAAATTATGGCTGCAGCTCACCGAGGCTATAAGTTATAACATGGTGCCAGTCCTCTTGTTCAGTCCATAAATTGTAACGAGCTTCAGGTTCATAGTTGAGCTAGATAATTCTACCATTTCCATGTCGATGCAACCAATCTCAGAAAGAAATTATAGCAATTACAGGGACATTGTGGAACTGGCGAATTGAACCATATCCATATACATTTTCAAGATTTGGAGCCAGGTAGTAGGACCCGATTCATCTAATGTTGTGAAGTACACCATGTAAAATTGGAAAACAAGTAAATCTCAGGATAGTTgcagcggcagccggcaggaGATTACCCTCTCACCGATCTCCACACCTATAATAGAAGATCGAAATGGGCGTCGCGTTACCTTGACGGCGATGGTGCCGGCGAGCGCGTCGAGGTCCTCGAGCAGCTTCCCGATGCGCACCTCGTTCCAGGGGTCCCGGTACTGCTCCCGGAGGATGTCGTCGGTGGCGAACTTGTACACGATGCTGGTCcggctctgcgcgggcgtctTGACGAGCAGCTCCGTCGGCGCGCGCTGCTCCcccgcgccggcgtcggcggcgtcggcggcggcgccgttcccCGCGTCCATCATCCGCTCGAAGATGCTGGAGCGCGCCTCCCAGAGCGCGTTGGTCACGGGCGAGTGGTACATCCCGGGCCACAGGCTGAGCGGCCTCCGCGCCGACTTGCCCGCGTCGatcgccgccccgcccccctcccccgatccgccgccgccgccgttccccaGGTGGGAGACCACCTTGATCGGGGAGTCCATGCCCGGCGGTGGTTCCTGACCCGGGGGATCTCCCGAGGCGCTCGACCGGGAACGGGGGCTTCCCGCGGACGGTTCGAGGACGAGGGGCGCGAAGGGTCTCGGGGGGATTCGCGAGgtggcgccgcggcggagggttCTGGAGAGCAGCGACGTCGCTGTCAGGCGCGTCGTCATGGGTGGTGGTGGTACTTGGCGGATGCGGGGCTCCCTCCGGCCATGTGGGAGTGGGAGGGGGGTAGAAGAGGGGCAGGTGGGCCACGGCTTCCTCGCTGCGTCGCCTTGACCGCGGTCAGAAGCAGAGAGATCGCTTGGAGAGAGAGTGAATGAATTGGTCGATGCTGGTGCGGGCTAGTTTACCGCGCCGAAGAAGATCGGCCCAATCGGTCCACGAGATTGGAAGGGCCTATTACATACGCGGCCCATCAGGGTTGCCAGGCGGAAGAagcgttttttttttgagaggcaCCCACAACTCACTCCAGAAACATTCTCCCGTGAAGCAAAAGGAGAATTTTACCCTACCAAAACAGAAAGAAGTTAAGAAGAGAATTTTATAGAAATGAGGCAAGAGGCTTGTGCCGTGTGTTGCTCGCCTGGAAAGCAACCGCCAACCGGAGGAAGAACCGGATCGCGGGGGAATCGTCCGACGCTGACCGCCTCGCCTCGCTTGGAGTCCGGGTCCGACCGCCGCGACCGGATAGTGCAGGCTGGtgcctggccgccgccaacCAGTCGACAGCCGTGTACgtgcgtcgtcgccggcgtgccGTGGCCAATGAGTGCACGGTTGTTTGTTGTGGGCGAGCGGACGGACGGACGTCGCAAAAGGAATCGCCACCCGTGCTACAGGATGCACATCTCGGCTTCCAAACAAATTTCATTTTGCTATAGACTACACAGAGCCCTTTCGATTTAGGAGTATATGAA
This window contains:
- the LOC120684313 gene encoding acyl-coenzyme A thioesterase 9, mitochondrial-like; this encodes MTTRLTATSLLSRTLRRGATSRIPPRPFAPLVLEPSAGSPRSRSSASGDPPGQEPPPGMDSPIKVVSHLGNGGGGGSGEGGGAAIDAGKSARRPLSLWPGMYHSPVTNALWEARSSIFERMMDAGNGAAADAADAGAGEQRAPTELLVKTPAQSRTSIVYKFATDDILREQYRDPWNEVRIGKLLEDLDALAGTIAVKHCSDEDSTTRPLLVVTASVDKMELKKPIRVDTDLKIAGAVTYVGRSSIDIQIEVTQVDQDGDNQSDPIALTANFTFVARDSKTGKSAPVNRLSPETEREKQLFSEREARDKMRKRKREEQKGGLENGIHKLRAEAERLNALLAEGRVFSDLPALADRDSILLKDTRLENSLVCQPQQRNLHGRIFGGFLMHRAFELAFSTAYAFVGQRPCFLEVDHVDFLKPVDVGDFLRFKSCVLYTQLDNPEQPLVNVEVVAHVTRPELRKSEVSNTFHFTFTVCSDLLKKGLKIRNVVPSTEEEARRILERMEAEGLCN